Sequence from the Candidatus Hydrogenedentota bacterium genome:
GACATCGGTCAGGAAGATTTAACGACCAACACCACCGTTTCCCCCGATCTGCGGTGCCGCGCCCGATTGATTTCAAAAGATACGGGCGTCCTCAGTGGGATGCGTCCTTTTCGTTGTGCCTTTGATCTCTTGGAAGCTGACGTTCAAGACTGGAGCGGCTTACAAGACGGCACTCCTTTCGGCAATGGTGATTTGCTCGCAGAGTTCACCGGAAATGCGCAGGCCGTGCTCACAGCCGAGCGGACAGCGTTGAATTTTGTGCAGCGCCTCTCCGGTGTTGCGTCGCTCACCGCCCAGTTTGTGAAGGAAGTTAAAGGACTTCCCTGTAAGATATGCGGAACGCGAAAAACGAGTCCCATGATCCGCCAGTTGGAAAAAGAAGCGATCGTTCACGGGGGCGGATCCAACCATCGCCATACGCTGTTTAACGGCATTTTGATTAAAGAAAATCATGTGATGATGGCAGGCGGCATAACGGAAGCGGTGCGCCGCGCAACAGAAAGAACACACCATCTCATGCGTATTGCTGTTGAAGTGCGTACCTTGGATGAGTTTGACGAAGCACTGAAGGCCGCCGCCGGTGTTATTATGTTGGACAATATGAGTTTGGACGATATGAAAGAAGCGGTAAGCCGCGTTAAGGATCATCAGGTACTTCTTGAAGCCAGTGGCAATGCCACCCTTGATCGGGTCCGTGCCATGGCTGAAACAGGCGTCCAATTCGTATCGGTCGGCGTTTTAACCCATTCTGCCCGGTCTATTGATATGACCTTGCTCATTGAGCACGCCTGAGTTCGTTTTGGGCAGCCCCTATCCGAAAAGTCTGGATGGCACCCGGCTCCTTGCCAAACAAATTATCTGGTATCCGCAGACCGAATCGACCAATCTGCTCGCCATGGCGTGTGAGACAGACGGAACGGTCTTCATAGCGGATCAACA
This genomic interval carries:
- the nadC gene encoding carboxylating nicotinate-nucleotide diphosphorylase, which codes for MKKMLEKTVSLALSEDIGQEDLTTNTTVSPDLRCRARLISKDTGVLSGMRPFRCAFDLLEADVQDWSGLQDGTPFGNGDLLAEFTGNAQAVLTAERTALNFVQRLSGVASLTAQFVKEVKGLPCKICGTRKTSPMIRQLEKEAIVHGGGSNHRHTLFNGILIKENHVMMAGGITEAVRRATERTHHLMRIAVEVRTLDEFDEALKAAAGVIMLDNMSLDDMKEAVSRVKDHQVLLEASGNATLDRVRAMAETGVQFVSVGVLTHSARSIDMTLLIEHA